From Pseudoalteromonas sp. DL-6, one genomic window encodes:
- the rapA gene encoding RNA polymerase-associated protein RapA, giving the protein MNFSLGQRWISDTESDLGLGTVVAIDGRQVSILFPASGENRVYSSAEAPVTRVAFNPGDVIRSVEEWELQVESIEVQGELLCYHGERIDNGEKVQLKETFLDHFIKFNKPQDRLFAGQVDRFDRYTLRYQTWLHQFERQQSPIKGLIGQRANLIPHQLYIAQEVGKRFAPRVLLSDEVGLGKTIEAGMILHQQIITGRASRVLIVVPENLQHQWLVEMLRRFNLRFSIFDEERCDEAFADSPNVFDTEQLVLTSLEFLTKKKRWFEQATLADWDLLVIDEAHHLSINNNKPSAEYQRMAELSQDIPGLILLTATPDQLGHRSHFARLQLLDPDRFYDYDVFKEEEANYKDVAEAANQLLQEQALDDNAKATLIELLKETDITDILETAQQGDLEARKEILNMLLDRHGTGRILFRNSRSGIDGYPSRKLHAYPMALPKQYKTAMTVLGNMSGIQNAELSAQRALFPEKIFQEFEGESASWGLFDPRVDWLIETLKTLKREKVLLICAKAETAISLEQILREREAIKASVFHEGMSIIERDRAAAFFADEYDNAQILLCSEIGSEGRNFQFSHHLVLFDLPLNPDLLEQRIGRLDRIGQTQDVNIHVPYFENTAQEVLLRWYNEGLDAFESTSTTGQLLYKEFSEDLLEYIAAHNCDEDELDPLLEQVAQKNAVLRKQMESGRDRLLELHSSGQGAADSLVADIEKLDNQFELPSYMINVFDTFGVSQEDKGENTIILKPTEHMLNASFPALKEDGMTVTFDRDTALSQEDVHFISWDHPMVQGTMDMICDDDFGSASVALLKNKKLPPGTFFVELIFVAEAMAPKVLQVGRFLPPTPIRILLDKSSNNLGENVGFDGFNQQLSAVGRQTASKLAGALQSAVHPMINTAKDMAQQKLDVIRAESLAKMQTSLSEEQQRLEALKQINPNIRQEEITFYDKQRNELTAHIEKAQLKLDAIRLIVVSH; this is encoded by the coding sequence ATGAATTTTTCCTTAGGTCAGCGTTGGATCAGTGATACAGAGTCAGATTTAGGATTGGGCACCGTTGTTGCCATTGATGGCCGCCAGGTCAGCATTTTATTTCCTGCCAGTGGTGAAAACCGTGTTTATTCTTCTGCAGAAGCTCCGGTAACCCGCGTAGCATTTAATCCTGGTGATGTGATCCGAAGCGTTGAGGAGTGGGAATTACAAGTTGAGTCAATTGAAGTACAAGGCGAATTACTGTGCTATCACGGTGAACGTATTGATAACGGTGAAAAAGTACAATTAAAAGAAACCTTTTTAGACCATTTTATTAAATTTAATAAACCACAAGACCGTTTATTTGCAGGCCAAGTAGACCGTTTTGACCGGTACACTTTGCGCTACCAAACTTGGTTACATCAATTTGAACGCCAACAGTCACCTATTAAAGGTTTAATTGGCCAACGTGCCAACCTTATTCCGCATCAGCTTTATATTGCTCAAGAAGTAGGTAAACGTTTTGCGCCACGTGTATTACTTTCTGATGAAGTCGGTTTGGGTAAAACCATCGAAGCTGGCATGATTTTACATCAACAAATTATTACTGGTCGCGCCAGCCGTGTGCTTATTGTGGTACCTGAGAACTTGCAGCACCAATGGTTAGTAGAAATGCTACGCCGTTTTAATTTACGTTTTTCTATTTTTGATGAAGAGCGCTGCGACGAAGCGTTTGCTGATTCACCTAACGTATTTGATACCGAGCAACTGGTGCTTACCAGCCTTGAGTTTTTAACTAAGAAAAAACGTTGGTTTGAACAAGCTACGTTGGCCGACTGGGACTTATTAGTCATTGATGAAGCCCATCATTTAAGCATTAACAACAATAAACCCAGCGCCGAATACCAACGTATGGCTGAGCTGAGCCAAGACATTCCGGGGTTAATTTTATTAACAGCAACGCCAGACCAACTGGGTCATCGTAGCCACTTTGCACGCTTACAACTGCTCGATCCAGATCGCTTTTACGACTACGACGTATTTAAAGAAGAAGAAGCAAACTACAAAGATGTAGCCGAAGCTGCTAACCAACTACTGCAAGAGCAAGCATTAGATGATAACGCTAAAGCAACCTTGATTGAGCTATTAAAAGAAACGGATATCACCGATATTCTTGAAACAGCACAACAAGGCGACCTTGAAGCACGTAAAGAAATTTTAAATATGCTTTTAGACCGTCACGGTACTGGGCGCATCTTATTTAGAAATAGTCGCAGTGGTATTGATGGTTACCCAAGTCGTAAATTACACGCCTACCCTATGGCTTTACCTAAGCAATACAAAACAGCAATGACTGTACTAGGTAATATGAGCGGCATTCAAAATGCTGAACTCAGTGCGCAACGTGCACTTTTCCCTGAAAAAATATTTCAAGAGTTTGAAGGTGAAAGCGCCAGCTGGGGTTTATTTGACCCCCGTGTCGATTGGCTAATCGAAACGCTAAAAACACTCAAACGTGAAAAAGTACTTCTTATTTGTGCTAAAGCCGAAACAGCAATCAGCCTTGAGCAAATATTACGTGAACGCGAAGCAATTAAAGCCTCTGTGTTCCATGAAGGTATGTCGATAATTGAACGTGACCGCGCCGCCGCATTCTTTGCCGATGAATACGATAATGCTCAAATATTACTGTGTTCAGAAATTGGTTCAGAAGGCCGTAACTTCCAATTCTCACACCACTTAGTGTTGTTTGATTTACCACTGAACCCAGATTTACTTGAGCAACGTATTGGTCGCTTAGACCGTATAGGACAAACACAAGATGTAAACATTCATGTGCCTTACTTTGAGAACACGGCACAGGAAGTATTATTGCGTTGGTACAATGAAGGCCTAGATGCATTTGAAAGCACTTCAACCACAGGGCAGTTATTGTATAAAGAGTTTAGCGAAGATTTACTTGAGTACATTGCAGCTCATAACTGTGACGAAGACGAGCTAGACCCATTACTTGAGCAAGTGGCACAAAAGAATGCAGTATTACGTAAGCAAATGGAAAGTGGTCGAGATCGCCTACTAGAACTGCATTCATCAGGGCAAGGCGCTGCTGATTCACTTGTGGCTGACATTGAAAAACTCGATAATCAGTTTGAGCTACCAAGTTACATGATCAATGTGTTCGACACCTTTGGTGTAAGCCAAGAAGATAAAGGTGAAAACACCATAATTTTAAAGCCCACTGAGCATATGCTTAATGCCTCATTCCCAGCTTTAAAAGAAGATGGCATGACGGTGACCTTTGACCGTGATACTGCTCTTTCGCAAGAAGATGTGCACTTTATTAGCTGGGATCATCCTATGGTGCAAGGCACTATGGACATGATTTGCGATGATGACTTTGGTAGTGCGTCAGTGGCGTTACTTAAAAATAAAAAGTTACCACCAGGAACATTCTTTGTTGAGCTAATATTTGTTGCCGAAGCAATGGCACCAAAAGTACTGCAAGTGGGCCGCTTTTTACCGCCTACGCCTATTCGTATTTTACTCGATAAGAGCAGTAATAACTTAGGCGAAAACGTTGGCTTTGATGGCTTTAATCAACAGTTATCTGCGGTAGGCCGTCAAACAGCAAGTAAATTAGCCGGAGCATTACAAAGTGCGGTTCATCCGATGATCAACACAGCAAAAGACATGGCGCAACAAAAGCTAGATGTTATTCGTGCAGAGTCATTAGCTAAAATGCAAACATCGTTGAGTGAAGAGCAGCAGCGTTTAGAGGCACTTAAACAAATAAACCCAAATATTCGCCAAGAAGAAATTACTTTTTACGATAAACAACGCAATGAGCTAACCGCACATATTGAAAAAGCGCAGTTAAAACTCGATGCCATTCGTTTAATTGTGGTTTCTCACTAA